In the bacterium genome, TCAGCGCTCTCCATGATGACTTCGAGAAAGTGCGCGACGCCTTTACCAAAGCCGGCAAACAACTTGGCTATGCCAAGACCAACATGGACGAAGCGGCCGGACATCTCGACCGCTTCGAGGTAAAGTTGGGCAACGTCCAGTCCTCGCCACTCGGAGAGGGCGAGCGCCGCGAAATCGAGCCACCTGAAGGGGAAGACGCGTGACTCGCATTCCCGCCGTCCTGATTGCCGAGCAGATCGAACTCTTCCCCGTCGAGATCTTGCGGCCCGAACCGGTTCCCACGCCCGAGACCAGCCGCGCCCGTCATCAGCCCGCGGGGGATGTGTACGATCTTGGCAATTTTTTCGAGGTCATCAACCGCACGGTGTTCAAGGGCGCGCTCGAACCGTGTGTGCTGCGTTGGTCGCGCAATCGTTGGTCGCAAACGCTGGCGATCTGCGATGTCAAAAAGCGCGTGATTACCGTCAACCGCGCGCTCGACGATGCGCGCATTCCCGAGATGGTGATCGCCTCCATCGTC is a window encoding:
- a CDS encoding SprT-like domain-containing protein; this translates as MTRIPAVLIAEQIELFPVEILRPEPVPTPETSRARHQPAGDVYDLGNFFEVINRTVFKGALEPCVLRWSRNRWSQTLAICDVKKRVITVNRALDDARIPEMVIASIVHHEMLHLYFGVSEGPHGRQRYHTPQFRVAERRFPGFAESEKWLADHWPLRGRPAKRRRPEERSFLSYLALMYS